A single genomic interval of Streptomyces sp. BA2 harbors:
- a CDS encoding class II fumarate hydratase has protein sequence MTSDASASDSGEYRIEHDSMGEVRVPGHAKWRAQTQRAVENFPVSGQRLERAHIAALARIKAAAAKVNADLGVLDKDVAEAIADAAGEVAEGRWDEHFPVDVFQTGSGTSSNMNTNEVLATLATERLGKDVHPNDHVNASQSSNDVFPSSIHIAATGAVTQDLIPALEHLATALERKSAEFADVVKSGRTHLMDATPVTLGQEFGGYAAQVRYGVERLNASLPRLAELPLGGTAVGTGINTPPGFSAAVIAEVARATGLPLTEARDHFEAQGARDGIVETSGQLRTIGVGLTKIANDLRWMASGPRTGLAEINLPDLQPGSSIMPGKVNPVIPEAVLMVAAQVTGNDATVAAAGAAGNFELNVMMPVIAKNVLESVRLLANVSRLLADRTVDGITANAERAREYAESSPSVVTPLNKYIGYEEAAKVAKKSLAQRKTIREVVLEGGYVERGELSLTQLDEALDVLRMTHP, from the coding sequence ATGACCAGCGACGCCAGCGCAAGCGACAGCGGTGAGTACCGGATCGAACACGACTCCATGGGCGAGGTGCGGGTCCCCGGACACGCCAAATGGCGGGCGCAGACGCAGCGGGCGGTGGAGAACTTCCCCGTGTCCGGGCAGCGCCTGGAGCGCGCGCACATCGCCGCGCTCGCCCGGATCAAGGCGGCCGCCGCGAAGGTCAACGCGGACCTCGGGGTGCTCGACAAGGACGTCGCGGAGGCCATCGCCGACGCGGCGGGCGAGGTCGCCGAAGGGCGCTGGGACGAGCACTTCCCCGTGGACGTCTTCCAGACCGGCTCCGGCACGTCGTCCAACATGAACACGAACGAAGTCCTCGCGACGCTCGCCACCGAGCGCCTGGGCAAGGACGTCCACCCGAACGACCACGTGAACGCGTCCCAGTCGTCGAACGACGTCTTCCCCTCCTCGATCCACATCGCGGCCACGGGCGCCGTCACCCAGGACCTGATCCCGGCGCTCGAACACCTGGCGACCGCCCTGGAGCGGAAGTCGGCGGAGTTCGCCGACGTGGTGAAGTCCGGGCGCACGCACCTGATGGACGCCACACCCGTCACCCTCGGCCAGGAGTTCGGCGGGTACGCGGCGCAGGTGCGCTACGGCGTCGAGCGGCTCAACGCCTCGCTGCCGCGCCTCGCCGAACTGCCGCTCGGCGGCACGGCGGTGGGCACCGGCATCAACACCCCGCCCGGCTTCTCGGCGGCCGTGATCGCCGAAGTGGCACGGGCCACCGGGCTTCCGCTGACCGAGGCACGCGACCACTTCGAGGCGCAGGGCGCGCGGGACGGCATCGTCGAGACCAGCGGGCAGCTGCGGACGATCGGCGTCGGCCTGACGAAGATCGCCAACGATCTGCGCTGGATGGCTTCGGGCCCGCGGACCGGCCTCGCCGAGATCAACCTGCCCGATCTGCAGCCCGGTTCCTCGATCATGCCGGGCAAGGTGAATCCGGTCATCCCGGAGGCGGTGCTCATGGTCGCCGCGCAAGTCACCGGCAATGACGCGACGGTCGCCGCCGCGGGGGCCGCCGGCAACTTCGAGCTGAATGTGATGATGCCGGTCATCGCCAAGAACGTCCTGGAGTCCGTGCGGCTCCTCGCCAATGTCTCGCGGCTGCTCGCCGACAGGACGGTGGACGGAATCACCGCGAATGCCGAACGGGCCCGGGAGTACGCGGAGTCATCGCCCTCCGTCGTCACCCCGCTGAACAAGTACATCGGATACGAGGAGGCGGCGAAGGTCGCCAAGAAGTCGCTGGCCCAGCGGAAGACCATCCGGGAAGTCGTGCTCGAAGGCGGATATGTCGAGCGGGGCGAGCTCTCCTTGACGCAGTTGGACGAGGCATTGGACGTTCTGCGGATGACGCACCCGTAG
- a CDS encoding ricin-type beta-trefoil lectin domain protein: MKRIRRDRRSRLRCTFAAAVAMAAVLGTAAAVPAQAAEDGNRAAASTPLPPELEKIRAAEATELYGDPAERPLADRKTGLISLGDSEISGEGVGTYEPGTDGPDNWCHRSPDAAIHRTGIPADVTYNVACSGAQTVNIRIGGQKQYPDELVQSDNLAVKARNTKIKAVMLVIGANDDLQFAPVMTDCVTRFLLSQGACAGKYNDGWQARVDALVPKVEQSIRDLKTVMKDAGYAGDEYKLVVMGYPSPIGPDFRDNPKFPGKLACGGLGYDSDTEWGRNYAVPTFETGMRKAVKAAGATYLDNSRLFHGHEVCMEDTWARGLYVDLSNPFPPDSNSVRQSFHPNARGHEAFASCLTQLYNSGWSEGGCADPASTGSPKLYQGGWGDAYKPLKNAGTGTCVDVDASKSRNGTKVQGWDCTGNRNQTWWYDGASGGQKSLHTGLTQDRCLDVPGTAKEGTAVTLWNCHGGANQKFVREAGTLRPAADAGLCLTLAGAKEPLRLQKCTGAANQRFA, encoded by the coding sequence ATGAAGCGCATCAGACGCGACCGCCGGAGCAGGCTGCGATGTACGTTCGCGGCGGCCGTGGCGATGGCGGCGGTGCTCGGCACGGCAGCGGCCGTGCCGGCCCAGGCCGCCGAGGACGGGAACAGGGCGGCGGCATCCACGCCCCTGCCGCCCGAACTGGAGAAGATCCGGGCGGCCGAGGCCACCGAGCTCTACGGCGACCCGGCAGAGCGCCCGCTCGCCGACCGCAAGACCGGGCTCATCTCGCTCGGCGACAGTGAGATCTCGGGGGAGGGTGTCGGAACGTACGAACCCGGCACCGACGGCCCCGACAACTGGTGCCACCGCTCCCCGGACGCCGCCATCCACCGCACCGGCATCCCCGCGGACGTGACGTACAACGTCGCCTGCTCGGGAGCACAGACGGTCAACATCAGGATCGGGGGGCAGAAGCAGTACCCCGACGAGCTGGTGCAGAGCGACAACCTCGCCGTGAAGGCGCGCAACACCAAGATCAAGGCGGTCATGCTGGTCATCGGGGCCAACGACGACCTGCAGTTCGCCCCGGTGATGACGGACTGCGTGACCCGCTTCCTGCTCAGCCAGGGCGCCTGCGCGGGCAAGTACAACGACGGCTGGCAGGCGCGGGTCGACGCGCTCGTACCCAAGGTCGAGCAGTCCATCCGCGACCTGAAGACCGTCATGAAGGACGCCGGATACGCGGGCGACGAGTACAAGTTGGTCGTCATGGGCTATCCGAGCCCGATCGGCCCCGACTTCCGGGACAACCCCAAGTTCCCCGGCAAGCTGGCGTGCGGCGGTCTCGGCTACGACTCCGACACCGAGTGGGGCCGCAACTACGCCGTCCCCACGTTCGAGACCGGCATGCGCAAGGCGGTCAAGGCCGCGGGCGCGACCTACCTCGACAACTCCCGCCTCTTCCACGGCCATGAGGTCTGCATGGAGGACACCTGGGCGCGCGGTCTCTACGTGGACCTCTCCAACCCCTTCCCGCCGGACTCCAATTCGGTCCGCCAGTCCTTCCACCCCAACGCCCGCGGCCACGAGGCCTTCGCCTCCTGCCTGACGCAGCTCTACAACTCCGGCTGGAGCGAGGGCGGTTGCGCGGACCCGGCGAGCACGGGCAGCCCGAAGCTCTACCAGGGCGGATGGGGCGACGCGTACAAGCCGCTCAAGAACGCGGGCACGGGGACGTGCGTGGACGTCGACGCCTCGAAGAGCCGTAACGGCACCAAGGTGCAGGGCTGGGACTGCACCGGCAACCGCAACCAGACCTGGTGGTACGACGGTGCTTCCGGCGGGCAGAAGTCGCTGCACACAGGCCTGACCCAGGACCGCTGCCTCGACGTCCCGGGCACGGCGAAGGAAGGCACCGCCGTCACGCTGTGGAACTGCCACGGCGGCGCCAACCAGAAGTTCGTACGTGAGGCGGGGACGCTGCGGCCGGCCGCCGACGCCGGGCTCTGCCTGACCCTGGCGGGGGCCAAGGAGCCGCTGCGGCTCCAGAAGTGCACGGGGGCGGCGAACCAGCGGTTCGCCTGA
- a CDS encoding fumarate hydratase, with the protein MPEFEYSELLPLGEDTTPYRLVTSEGVSTFEADGRTFLKVDPEALRTLAAEAIHDIQHYLRPAHLAQLRRIVDDPEASGNDKFVALDLLKNANIAAAGVLPMCQDTGTAIVMGKRGQNVLTEGEDEKALSHGIYDAYTKLNLRYSQMAPLNMWEEKNTGSNLPAQIELYATDGGAYKFLFMAKGGGSANKSFLYQETKAVLNEASMMKFLEEKIRSLGTAACPPYHLAIVVGGTSAEFALKTAKYASAHYLDELPAEGSPAGHGFRDKELEEKVFELTQKIGIGAQFGGKYFCHDVRVVRLPRHGASLPVAIAVSCSADRQATAKITAEGVFLEQLETDPARFLPDTTAEHLDEAAARGEAADVRSVKIDLNQPMDDILAELTKHPVKTRLSLTGPLVVARDIAHAKIKERLDAGEEMPQYLKDHPVYYAGPAKTPEGYASGSFGPTTAGRMDSYVEQFQAAGGSKVMLAKGNRSKQVTDACDAHGGFYLGSIGGPAARLAQDCIKKVEVVEYEELGMEAVWKIEVEDFPAFIVVDDKGNDFFQNPAPEPTFTSIPVRGPGLA; encoded by the coding sequence ATGCCAGAGTTTGAGTACTCCGAACTGCTCCCCCTGGGAGAGGACACCACGCCGTACCGGCTGGTGACCTCCGAGGGTGTCTCCACTTTCGAGGCCGACGGGCGGACGTTCCTCAAGGTCGACCCGGAGGCGCTGCGCACGCTCGCCGCCGAGGCGATCCACGACATCCAGCACTACCTGCGGCCCGCGCACCTGGCCCAGCTGCGGCGCATCGTCGACGACCCGGAGGCGTCGGGCAACGACAAGTTCGTGGCGCTCGACCTCCTGAAGAACGCGAACATCGCGGCCGCGGGCGTGCTCCCCATGTGCCAGGACACCGGCACGGCCATCGTCATGGGCAAGCGCGGACAGAACGTCCTCACCGAAGGTGAGGACGAGAAGGCGCTCTCGCACGGCATCTACGACGCGTACACGAAGCTGAACCTGCGCTACTCGCAGATGGCTCCCCTGAACATGTGGGAGGAGAAGAACACCGGCTCCAACCTCCCGGCCCAGATCGAGCTGTACGCGACCGACGGCGGCGCCTACAAGTTCCTCTTCATGGCCAAGGGCGGCGGCTCGGCCAACAAGTCGTTCCTCTACCAGGAGACGAAGGCCGTCCTGAACGAGGCCTCCATGATGAAGTTCCTGGAGGAGAAGATCCGCTCGCTGGGCACGGCCGCCTGCCCGCCGTACCACCTGGCGATCGTCGTCGGCGGCACCAGCGCCGAGTTCGCCCTGAAGACCGCGAAGTACGCCTCCGCGCACTACCTGGACGAGCTGCCCGCCGAGGGCTCCCCGGCCGGGCACGGCTTCCGCGACAAGGAGCTGGAGGAGAAGGTCTTCGAGCTGACGCAGAAGATCGGCATCGGCGCGCAGTTCGGCGGCAAGTACTTCTGCCACGACGTCCGCGTGGTGCGCCTGCCGCGCCACGGCGCCTCGCTACCCGTCGCCATCGCCGTCTCCTGCTCGGCCGACCGCCAGGCCACCGCGAAGATCACCGCCGAGGGCGTCTTCCTGGAACAGCTGGAGACGGACCCGGCGCGCTTCCTCCCCGACACCACGGCCGAGCACCTCGACGAGGCCGCCGCCCGCGGCGAAGCCGCTGATGTACGCAGTGTGAAGATCGACCTCAACCAGCCGATGGACGACATCCTCGCCGAGCTCACCAAGCACCCGGTGAAGACCCGCCTCTCGCTGACCGGCCCGCTGGTCGTGGCCCGCGACATCGCGCACGCCAAGATCAAGGAGCGCCTTGACGCGGGCGAGGAGATGCCGCAGTACCTGAAGGACCACCCGGTGTACTACGCCGGTCCCGCCAAGACCCCCGAGGGCTACGCCTCCGGCTCCTTCGGCCCGACGACGGCCGGCCGCATGGACTCCTACGTGGAGCAGTTCCAGGCGGCGGGCGGCTCCAAGGTCATGCTCGCCAAGGGCAACCGCTCCAAACAGGTCACCGACGCCTGCGACGCGCACGGCGGCTTCTACCTGGGCTCGATCGGCGGCCCTGCCGCGCGCCTGGCCCAGGACTGCATCAAGAAGGTCGAGGTCGTCGAGTACGAGGAGCTCGGCATGGAAGCGGTCTGGAAGATCGAGGTCGAGGACTTCCCGGCCTTCATCGTCGTCGACGACAAGGGCAACGACTTCTTCCAGAACCCGGCTCCGGAGCCGACGTTCACGTCCATCCCGGTGCGCGGGCCCGGCCTGGCGTAG
- a CDS encoding DUF1707 domain-containing protein: MDLEKRLQPPQQTHPEPTPAGLRASDADRDRTADILRDALAEGRLTAEEHGERIDGVYRAKTMGELEPLVSDLPAAGGAAYPGGAAYPTVRPEPAPSRPSDGVVPPVADENLVAVFSSSVRKGRWRVARRTHVYSIFGSVEIDLSEAIFEQRQVVIRAISVFGNVEIRVPENVSLRGNGTGVLGNFEVDTLDSAERDAPVVFVDGFAVLGNIEAKPRRGKLVRDLHKQLRKHLGH; this comes from the coding sequence GTGGACCTAGAGAAGCGCCTCCAGCCCCCTCAGCAGACCCACCCGGAACCGACGCCCGCAGGCCTGCGGGCGTCGGACGCCGACCGGGACCGCACGGCGGACATCCTCCGCGATGCCCTCGCCGAGGGGCGGCTGACCGCCGAGGAGCACGGTGAGCGGATCGACGGGGTCTATCGGGCCAAGACCATGGGTGAACTGGAGCCGCTGGTCAGCGACTTGCCCGCGGCAGGCGGCGCGGCGTATCCAGGCGGCGCGGCGTATCCGACCGTGAGGCCCGAGCCCGCCCCCTCCCGGCCTTCGGACGGCGTGGTGCCCCCGGTCGCCGACGAGAACCTGGTCGCGGTCTTCAGCAGCTCTGTCCGCAAGGGCCGCTGGCGCGTAGCCCGCCGCACGCACGTGTACTCGATCTTCGGCAGCGTGGAGATCGACCTCAGCGAGGCGATCTTCGAGCAGCGGCAGGTCGTCATCAGGGCGATCTCCGTCTTCGGCAACGTCGAGATCCGCGTCCCGGAGAACGTCTCGCTGCGCGGCAACGGCACGGGCGTGCTCGGCAACTTCGAGGTGGACACGCTCGATTCGGCCGAGCGGGACGCTCCGGTCGTCTTCGTCGACGGTTTCGCGGTCCTGGGCAACATCGAGGCGAAGCCCAGGCGGGGCAAGCTCGTCCGGGACCTGCACAAGCAGCTGCGCAAGCATCTCGGCCACTGA
- a CDS encoding WhiB family transcriptional regulator, with the protein MLQPSHQSLQVAAVPAQREPVRDRNQDSPWHTEAVCRRDEAGLFFAPSKEPTASRLSREEAAKRVCGGCPVMVECREHALLQPEPYGVWGGLTAAERRVVLARRRRREVELKKAAHTTAGPIAAAG; encoded by the coding sequence GTGCTGCAGCCGTCGCATCAGTCCCTGCAGGTCGCCGCCGTTCCGGCCCAGCGGGAACCAGTGCGCGATCGGAACCAGGACTCCCCATGGCACACCGAGGCGGTGTGCCGACGAGACGAGGCCGGGCTGTTCTTCGCCCCGTCCAAGGAACCGACCGCCTCACGCCTGTCCCGGGAGGAGGCCGCGAAGCGCGTCTGCGGCGGCTGTCCCGTGATGGTCGAGTGCAGGGAACACGCCCTGCTCCAGCCCGAGCCGTACGGCGTCTGGGGCGGCCTCACGGCCGCGGAGCGCCGCGTGGTGCTCGCCAGGCGGCGCCGGCGCGAGGTGGAGCTCAAGAAGGCCGCGCACACGACCGCGGGACCGATCGCCGCCGCCGGGTAG
- the glpX gene encoding class II fructose-bisphosphatase: MTEHHLPSELEVSPEAPDRNLALELVRVTEAAAMAAGRWVGRGDKIGADGAAVRAMRTLVSTVSMNGVVVIGEGEKDEAPMLFNGERIGDSTGAEVDIAVDPIDGTTLCAKGMPNAIAVLAAADRGAMFDPSAVFYMDKLVTGPEAADYVDINAPASVNIRRVAKAKGRAPEDVTVMILDRPRHEGIVKEIRETGARIKFISDGDVAGSIMAVREGTGVDMLMGIGGTPEGIISACAIKCLGGVIQGKLWPKDDAERQRALDAGHDLDRTLSTTDLVRGDNVFFVATGITDGELLQGVRYAAETASTSSLVMRSKSGTIRKIDSDHRLAKLRAYSAIDFDRAK; the protein is encoded by the coding sequence ATGACCGAGCATCATCTCCCCTCCGAGCTCGAAGTCTCTCCCGAGGCTCCCGACCGCAACCTCGCCCTGGAGCTCGTCCGGGTCACCGAGGCCGCCGCCATGGCCGCGGGCCGCTGGGTCGGCCGCGGCGACAAGATCGGCGCCGACGGCGCCGCCGTCCGGGCCATGCGGACCCTCGTCTCCACCGTCTCGATGAACGGCGTCGTCGTCATCGGTGAGGGCGAGAAGGACGAGGCCCCGATGCTCTTCAACGGAGAGCGCATCGGTGACAGCACCGGCGCCGAGGTCGACATCGCCGTCGACCCGATCGACGGCACGACCCTGTGCGCGAAGGGGATGCCGAACGCCATCGCCGTGCTCGCCGCCGCCGACCGCGGCGCCATGTTCGACCCGTCCGCGGTCTTCTACATGGACAAGCTGGTCACGGGCCCGGAAGCCGCCGACTACGTCGACATCAACGCCCCGGCGTCCGTGAACATCCGCCGCGTCGCCAAGGCCAAGGGCCGCGCGCCCGAGGACGTCACGGTCATGATCCTCGACCGCCCCCGCCACGAGGGCATCGTCAAGGAGATCCGCGAGACCGGCGCGCGCATCAAGTTCATCTCGGACGGCGACGTCGCCGGTTCGATCATGGCCGTGCGCGAGGGCACCGGCGTCGACATGCTCATGGGCATCGGCGGCACCCCCGAAGGCATCATCTCGGCCTGCGCGATCAAGTGCCTGGGCGGTGTGATCCAGGGCAAGCTGTGGCCCAAGGACGACGCGGAGCGCCAGCGCGCGCTCGACGCGGGCCACGACCTGGACCGCACGCTGTCGACGACCGACCTGGTCCGCGGGGACAACGTCTTCTTCGTCGCGACCGGCATCACGGACGGCGAGCTGCTCCAGGGCGTGCGCTACGCCGCGGAGACGGCCTCGACCTCGTCCCTGGTCATGCGCTCCAAGTCGGGCACGATCCGCAAGATCGACTCCGACCACCGGCTCGCGAAGCTGCGCGCCTACAGCGCCATCGACTTCGACCGCGCCAAGTAG
- a CDS encoding DUF4245 family protein: protein MAGRQGKQTVRNMLWSMAVIALVAGAIYIFIPHDDSQSPVKRVDYSIELVTARRAAAYPVAAPEGLAKAWKPTSVRFDGSKGDSWHLGFLDPSGEYVVVKQSTAKRVKFIEEATQRAVRTKATEKIGGQTWHRYEGQTYDALVREDKGATTVVAGTASFGQLTKMAQALKTS, encoded by the coding sequence GTGGCAGGCAGACAAGGCAAGCAGACCGTACGGAACATGCTGTGGTCGATGGCGGTGATCGCCCTCGTCGCCGGCGCGATCTACATCTTCATCCCGCACGACGATTCCCAGAGCCCCGTCAAGCGCGTCGACTACAGCATCGAGCTGGTGACCGCGCGGCGCGCGGCGGCCTATCCGGTGGCCGCCCCCGAGGGTCTGGCCAAGGCGTGGAAGCCGACGTCGGTGCGGTTCGACGGCTCCAAGGGCGACAGCTGGCACCTGGGTTTCCTCGACCCGTCCGGTGAGTACGTCGTGGTCAAGCAGTCCACGGCCAAGCGGGTCAAGTTCATCGAAGAGGCCACGCAGCGGGCCGTGCGGACGAAGGCCACCGAGAAGATCGGCGGCCAGACGTGGCACCGGTACGAGGGGCAGACGTACGACGCCCTGGTGCGCGAGGACAAGGGCGCGACGACGGTGGTCGCGGGCACGGCGTCGTTCGGTCAGCTGACGAAGATGGCGCAGGCGCTGAAGACGTCCTGA
- a CDS encoding malonic semialdehyde reductase: MSLVLDPAAQDLLFREARTANSFTDEPVTDEQVQAIYDLVKFGPTAFNLSSLRITLVRSPEARERLVQHMAEGNQPKTASAPLVAILSADNEFHEELPALFPHFPQAKDVFFSERPAREGAAHLNAALQAAYFIIGVRAAGLAAGPMTGFDAAGVQKEFLDGDHTPLMVVNIGKPAENAWFPRSPRLEIDQVIETV; this comes from the coding sequence ATGTCTCTCGTCCTTGACCCCGCCGCACAGGACCTGCTCTTCCGCGAGGCCCGCACCGCGAACTCCTTCACCGATGAGCCGGTCACCGACGAGCAGGTGCAGGCGATCTACGACCTGGTCAAGTTCGGCCCGACCGCCTTCAACCTGTCGTCGCTGCGCATCACCCTGGTCCGCTCCCCCGAGGCCCGCGAGCGCCTGGTCCAGCACATGGCCGAGGGCAACCAGCCGAAGACCGCGTCCGCCCCGCTCGTCGCGATCCTCTCCGCGGACAACGAGTTCCACGAGGAGCTGCCGGCGCTGTTCCCGCACTTCCCGCAGGCCAAGGACGTCTTCTTCTCGGAGCGCCCGGCCCGCGAAGGTGCCGCGCACCTCAACGCCGCGCTGCAGGCCGCCTACTTCATCATCGGCGTGCGCGCCGCGGGCCTGGCCGCGGGGCCGATGACCGGCTTCGACGCCGCCGGCGTCCAGAAGGAGTTCCTGGACGGCGACCACACCCCGCTGATGGTCGTCAACATCGGCAAGCCGGCCGAGAACGCCTGGTTCCCCCGCTCCCCGCGCCTGGAGATCGACCAGGTCATCGAGACCGTCTGA
- a CDS encoding exodeoxyribonuclease VII small subunit, whose protein sequence is MTSKTDEATSPADALGYEQARDELIEVVRRLETGGTTLEESLALWERGEELAKICRRWLDGARARLDAALAGPDGDSDAGEDTAAD, encoded by the coding sequence ATGACCAGCAAGACGGACGAGGCCACGAGCCCCGCGGACGCACTCGGCTACGAGCAGGCACGGGACGAGCTCATCGAGGTCGTACGCCGCCTGGAGACCGGCGGCACCACGCTCGAGGAGTCGCTCGCCCTGTGGGAGCGCGGCGAGGAGCTGGCGAAGATCTGCCGCCGCTGGCTGGACGGCGCCCGCGCCCGCCTCGACGCGGCCCTGGCGGGTCCTGACGGGGACAGCGACGCGGGCGAGGACACCGCCGCCGACTGA
- the xseA gene encoding exodeoxyribonuclease VII large subunit produces MALNTSADAPLPVGEVSRLIGGWIDRLGAVWVEGQITQLSRRPGAGVVFMTLRDPSHDISVSVTCYRQVFDAVADVVSEGARVVVHAKPEWYAPRGQLSLRAVEIKPVGVGELLARIEQLKKSLAGEGLFAADRKKALPFLPQLIGLVTGRASAAERDVLENARHRWPAVRFEVRNVPVQGVHAVPQVVQAVKDLDALDTVDVIIVARGGGSVEDLLPFSDEQLVRAVASCRTPVVSAIGHEPDNPLLDYVADLRASTPTDAAKKVVPDVGEEYERVRWLRDRARRCLDAYLDREDRGLAHALARPSMENPHRMIEEREEQVSALVDRSRRTLGHLLDRAESELTHTHARVVGLSPAATLQRGYAVLQKADGAVVRAPEEVTADEELRARVAEGEFTVRATEAAGATEAVSAAETARTDI; encoded by the coding sequence CGGCGCCGGTGTCGTATTCATGACGTTGCGCGATCCCTCGCACGACATCTCCGTCAGCGTCACCTGCTACCGCCAGGTGTTCGACGCCGTAGCGGACGTCGTCTCCGAGGGCGCCCGAGTCGTCGTCCACGCCAAGCCCGAGTGGTACGCGCCCCGGGGGCAGCTGTCCCTGCGGGCCGTCGAGATAAAGCCCGTCGGCGTGGGGGAACTCCTCGCGCGGATCGAGCAGTTGAAGAAAAGCCTCGCCGGGGAGGGGCTCTTCGCGGCCGACCGGAAGAAGGCGCTGCCCTTCCTGCCGCAGCTCATCGGGCTCGTCACCGGTCGCGCCTCCGCCGCCGAGCGCGACGTCCTTGAGAACGCCCGGCACCGCTGGCCCGCCGTCCGCTTCGAGGTGCGCAACGTCCCCGTCCAGGGCGTGCACGCCGTACCGCAGGTCGTGCAGGCCGTGAAGGACCTGGACGCGCTCGACACCGTGGACGTGATCATCGTGGCCCGTGGCGGCGGCAGCGTAGAGGATCTGCTGCCGTTCTCGGACGAGCAGCTCGTGCGGGCCGTCGCCTCGTGCCGTACGCCCGTCGTCTCCGCGATCGGGCACGAGCCGGACAACCCCCTGCTCGATTACGTCGCCGACCTGCGCGCCTCCACCCCCACCGACGCCGCCAAGAAAGTCGTGCCGGACGTCGGCGAGGAGTACGAGCGCGTGCGGTGGCTGCGGGACCGCGCCCGGCGCTGCCTGGACGCCTACCTCGACCGCGAGGACCGCGGCCTCGCGCACGCCCTTGCCCGCCCCTCCATGGAGAATCCGCACCGCATGATCGAGGAGCGCGAGGAGCAGGTCTCGGCGCTCGTCGACCGCAGCCGCCGCACGCTCGGGCATCTCCTCGACCGCGCCGAGTCGGAGCTGACGCACACCCACGCGCGCGTGGTGGGCCTCTCCCCCGCCGCGACGCTCCAGCGGGGGTACGCGGTGCTGCAGAAGGCGGACGGCGCTGTGGTGCGGGCCCCGGAAGAGGTGACTGCCGACGAGGAGTTGCGGGCCCGGGTCGCCGAGGGCGAGTTCACCGTACGAGCCACAGAGGCCGCAGGCGCCACAGAGGCTGTAAGCGCCGCAGAGACCGCACGAACCGACATTTAG